From the genome of Geminocystis herdmanii PCC 6308, one region includes:
- the hemW gene encoding radical SAM family heme chaperone HemW, which yields MMIKSAYIHIPFCKRRCFYCDFPITVLGDNSGNNYSPWQTEYVDFLCQEIIATSSENTSSLETIFFGGGTPSLLAVEGLEKILITLNEHFSISKNAEISLEIDPATFDLTKLKQYQKLGINRVSLGVQAFQNNLLEICGRTHRIADINQSIEWIHQAGFDNWSLDLISGLPHQTMEDWLESLERSIELQPKHLSCYDLVLESVTAFGKKYVDGDNPLPPNEITAKMYCLASEKLREAGYNHYEISNYSKEGYECRHNQVYWHNEFYHGFGMGGASYTENQRFTRPRTRKEYFTWVKIYEENKGKIDISPTTNNEKLLETLMLGLRLKKGVDLALIKTNFGQEIYDRILSCLKTFLDDGLVIFNQQLDRLSLADSQGFLYSNTILTALFAELEIEN from the coding sequence ATGATGATTAAGTCAGCTTATATTCACATTCCTTTTTGTAAAAGGCGATGTTTTTATTGTGATTTTCCCATAACAGTTTTAGGGGATAATAGTGGTAATAATTACTCTCCTTGGCAAACAGAATATGTTGATTTTCTCTGTCAAGAAATTATAGCTACTTCTTCCGAAAATACCTCTAGTTTAGAAACAATTTTTTTTGGCGGAGGTACTCCTTCTCTCCTTGCGGTTGAAGGTTTAGAAAAAATTTTAATTACTTTAAATGAACATTTTAGTATTAGTAAAAATGCAGAAATTTCTTTAGAAATTGATCCAGCAACTTTTGATTTAACTAAACTCAAACAGTATCAAAAATTAGGTATCAATCGAGTTAGTTTAGGAGTCCAAGCCTTTCAAAATAATTTACTAGAAATCTGTGGTAGAACACATAGAATAGCAGACATAAATCAATCGATCGAATGGATTCATCAAGCAGGTTTTGACAATTGGAGTTTAGACTTAATTTCGGGTTTACCTCATCAAACTATGGAAGATTGGTTAGAGTCTTTAGAAAGATCGATCGAACTGCAACCAAAACACCTATCCTGTTATGATTTAGTGTTAGAATCCGTCACGGCTTTTGGTAAAAAATATGTTGACGGGGATAACCCATTACCCCCCAATGAAATCACCGCAAAAATGTATTGTTTAGCCTCAGAAAAATTGAGGGAAGCAGGATATAATCATTATGAAATTTCTAACTATAGTAAAGAAGGTTATGAATGTCGTCATAATCAAGTTTATTGGCATAACGAATTTTATCACGGTTTTGGCATGGGAGGGGCTAGTTATACGGAAAATCAACGTTTTACTCGCCCTCGTACCCGAAAAGAATATTTTACATGGGTTAAAATCTATGAAGAAAATAAAGGAAAAATAGATATTTCTCCTACTACTAATAATGAGAAATTATTAGAAACTTTAATGTTAGGTTTAAGACTCAAAAAAGGTGTTGATTTAGCCTTAATTAAAACTAATTTTGGTCAAGAAATTTACGATCGAATCCTATCATGCCTCAAAACTTTTTTAGATGACGGTTTAGTAATTTTTAATCAACAACTCGATCGACTTAGTTTAGCAGATTCTCAAGGCTTTTTGTACTCAAATACAATTTTAACCGCATTATTTGCCGAATTAGAAATAGAAAATTAA
- the argH gene encoding argininosuccinate lyase, producing MTKKQTWSDRFETSLHPVIAVFNASIGFDIELIEYDLTGSTAHAKMLGHTGIITPEEAQTLIDGLAQIRQEYRDGNFNPGVDQEDVHFAVERRLTEIVGDVGKKLHTARSRNDQVGTDIRLYLRDQIEQIRGLLRDWQKALLNHAENHIETLIPGYTHLQRAQPISLAHHLMAYCQMAQRDWERLGQIYDRTNISPLGCGALAGTTFPIDRHFSAQELGFASVYENSLDGVSDRDFAIEFLCASSLIMVHLSRISEEMILWASQEFSFITLKDNCSTGSSIMPQKKNPDIPELVRGKTGRVFGHLQGLLTIMKGLPLAYNKDLQEDKEAIFDSVNTVKGCLTAMTILLSEGLEFRTSRLEEAVNEDFSNATDVADYLASKGVPFREAYNLVGKVVKTSLSAGKLLKDLTLEEWKALHPAFESDIYSAIAPKQVVSARNSYGGTGFEQIKRSISNLKDKMK from the coding sequence GTGACTAAAAAACAAACTTGGAGCGATCGATTTGAAACCTCTTTACATCCAGTTATTGCCGTTTTTAACGCTAGTATCGGCTTTGATATTGAATTAATTGAATATGATCTCACTGGATCGACTGCTCATGCTAAAATGCTCGGTCATACGGGAATTATTACCCCCGAAGAAGCTCAAACTTTAATCGATGGTTTAGCACAAATTCGTCAAGAATACCGTGACGGCAATTTTAACCCCGGTGTTGATCAAGAAGATGTACACTTTGCCGTAGAAAGACGTTTAACGGAAATTGTGGGAGATGTAGGGAAAAAATTACACACCGCTCGATCGAGAAATGATCAAGTTGGTACAGATATTCGTCTATATTTACGGGATCAAATTGAGCAAATTAGAGGATTATTGAGAGATTGGCAGAAAGCGTTATTAAACCACGCAGAAAACCACATTGAAACCCTCATACCGGGTTATACTCACCTACAACGGGCACAACCCATTAGTTTAGCCCACCATCTCATGGCGTATTGTCAAATGGCGCAACGGGATTGGGAAAGACTAGGACAAATATACGATCGAACCAATATCTCTCCCCTTGGTTGTGGAGCATTAGCAGGTACTACTTTTCCTATCGATCGACATTTCAGTGCTCAGGAATTAGGATTTGCTAGTGTATATGAGAATAGCCTAGATGGTGTGAGCGATCGAGATTTTGCCATCGAATTTTTATGCGCTTCTAGCTTGATTATGGTACACCTTAGCCGTATCAGTGAAGAAATGATTTTGTGGGCTTCCCAAGAATTTAGCTTTATTACTCTAAAAGACAACTGCTCTACGGGTTCAAGTATCATGCCTCAGAAGAAAAACCCTGATATACCCGAATTAGTGCGAGGCAAAACAGGGCGAGTTTTTGGGCATTTACAAGGCTTGTTAACCATCATGAAAGGTTTACCCCTTGCCTACAACAAAGACTTACAGGAAGACAAAGAAGCCATTTTCGATAGCGTTAACACCGTCAAAGGTTGCCTTACTGCCATGACAATTTTACTGTCGGAAGGCTTAGAATTTCGTACCAGTCGCCTAGAGGAAGCCGTTAACGAAGATTTCTCAAACGCCACCGATGTTGCGGATTATTTAGCCTCTAAAGGTGTACCCTTCCGAGAAGCCTATAATCTAGTCGGTAAAGTAGTTAAAACCAGTCTCTCTGCTGGAAAACTCCTCAAGGATTTAACCCTTGAAGAATGGAAGGCTTTGCATCCTGCCTTTGAGTCTGACATCTATAGTGCGATCGCTCCTAAACAAGTGGTATCCGCTCGAAATAGCTATGGTGGCACTGGTTTTGAGCAAATTAAACGCTCGATCAGCAATCTCAAAGACAAAATGAAATAG
- a CDS encoding type II toxin-antitoxin system HigB family toxin encodes MHIISKTALKEFWEKNPYAKDALISWYKITSKSQWQCFQDVRQTFDKADFVGQLTVFNICRNNYRLITKINFRTGKVYIRAVLTHAEYDRNLWKKDSWFSK; translated from the coding sequence ATGCACATTATTAGTAAAACCGCCTTGAAGGAATTTTGGGAAAAAAATCCTTATGCAAAAGACGCTTTAATATCTTGGTACAAAATTACAAGCAAAAGTCAATGGCAATGTTTTCAAGATGTTCGTCAAACTTTTGATAAAGCTGATTTTGTTGGGCAACTAACGGTTTTTAATATTTGTAGAAACAATTATAGATTGATCACTAAAATTAATTTTAGGACAGGAAAAGTCTATATTAGAGCAGTGTTAACTCATGCAGAATATGATAGGAATCTATGGAAAAAAGATTCTTGGTTTTCCAAGTAA
- a CDS encoding helix-turn-helix domain-containing protein, translated as MKITKQYLELLYQFPPRPIVTDADLISTQEIINQLIDKPQLTQDEEDYLDVLGTLVYDYEQKQENLIPDIYGVDLLKVLMKEHELRQKDLVPIFKTESIVSDILKGKRQFTNRHIQELAEFFHVSPSVFFPHKSSNNFASIG; from the coding sequence ATGAAAATAACTAAACAATATCTCGAACTTCTTTATCAATTTCCTCCTCGCCCTATTGTTACTGATGCCGATTTAATATCTACTCAAGAAATAATTAATCAACTAATTGATAAACCTCAACTTACCCAAGATGAAGAGGATTATTTAGACGTTTTAGGTACTTTAGTCTATGATTATGAGCAAAAACAAGAAAATTTAATTCCTGATATTTATGGAGTTGATTTGTTAAAAGTACTAATGAAAGAGCATGAATTAAGACAAAAAGACCTCGTGCCGATCTTTAAAACTGAATCAATAGTCTCGGATATTTTAAAAGGAAAACGCCAATTTACTAATCGTCATATCCAAGAATTAGCAGAGTTTTTTCATGTTTCTCCATCGGTATTTTTCCCCCATAAATCATCTAATAATTTTGCTTCTATTGGTTAA
- a CDS encoding ferredoxin--nitrite reductase, whose product MTVATVKKVKLNKIEKVKAEKHGLDIKDELTKFAEMGWEAMEEDDLIVRLKWFGIFFRPVTPGKFMLRLRIPNGVFTSEQMRTFADIIDRYGEDGSADITTRQNIQLRGVHLQDIPEIFQRLEDVGITSIQSGMDNVRNLTGSPTAGIDPDELFDTRELNQKLQDVITNKGKGSYEFSNLPRKLNIAIDGARDNSIHAEINDIAFIPAFKEGEFGFNVLIGGYLSAQRCAESIPMDVWVKPNDEVIELSTAILSVYSECGLEEGLRENRGKARLMWLVDKWGMNRFRLEVEKKLGKSLQFAAPTDEITQDKKDHLGVYPQKQEGYSYIGIHIPVGHLDAQGMYEIARLADIYGNGEIRATVEQNFIIPYVPNDKVEAFLAEPILQTYSINPSTLTRSLISCTGSRYCNFALVETKQRGLKLAQELDAELNIPDRVRIHWTGCPNSCGQAQAGDIGIMGTKAKKDGQVVEGVNLFLGGKVGKDAHLGEVKQKSIPCDDLKEVLKELLITEFGAIVK is encoded by the coding sequence ATGACGGTGGCAACGGTCAAAAAAGTTAAATTAAATAAGATAGAAAAAGTTAAAGCCGAAAAACACGGTTTAGATATTAAAGACGAGTTAACGAAATTTGCCGAAATGGGGTGGGAGGCAATGGAGGAGGATGATTTGATTGTCCGCTTAAAGTGGTTTGGCATCTTTTTTCGCCCTGTCACTCCGGGTAAGTTTATGTTACGTTTGCGCATCCCTAACGGGGTTTTTACTAGCGAACAAATGCGCACTTTTGCGGATATTATCGATCGATATGGCGAAGATGGTAGCGCAGATATTACCACCCGTCAAAATATCCAATTAAGAGGAGTCCATTTACAAGACATTCCAGAGATTTTCCAACGGTTAGAAGATGTGGGCATTACCTCCATTCAATCAGGCATGGATAATGTGCGTAACTTAACAGGTTCTCCCACGGCTGGAATTGATCCTGATGAATTATTTGATACTAGGGAATTAAATCAAAAATTGCAAGACGTTATCACCAATAAGGGTAAAGGAAGCTATGAATTTAGTAACCTGCCCCGTAAGTTGAATATTGCTATTGACGGCGCGAGGGATAATTCTATTCATGCAGAAATCAATGATATTGCTTTTATTCCAGCCTTTAAAGAAGGGGAATTTGGTTTCAATGTTTTAATCGGCGGTTATTTATCCGCACAACGATGCGCTGAGTCTATCCCGATGGATGTATGGGTAAAACCTAATGATGAAGTAATCGAACTTTCCACAGCAATCCTTTCTGTATATAGTGAGTGTGGTTTAGAGGAAGGTTTAAGGGAAAATCGAGGTAAAGCGCGGTTAATGTGGTTAGTGGATAAATGGGGGATGAATCGTTTTCGTTTGGAGGTGGAGAAAAAATTAGGTAAATCTTTACAATTTGCAGCGCCGACGGATGAAATTACCCAAGATAAAAAGGATCATTTAGGGGTATATCCTCAAAAACAAGAGGGTTATAGTTATATTGGCATTCATATTCCCGTAGGACATTTAGACGCTCAAGGAATGTATGAAATCGCGCGTTTAGCAGATATTTACGGTAACGGCGAAATTCGGGCAACGGTAGAACAAAATTTTATCATTCCCTATGTGCCTAATGATAAGGTTGAAGCATTTTTAGCTGAACCAATTTTACAAACCTATTCTATCAATCCTAGTACTTTAACTCGATCGCTTATATCCTGTACAGGTTCACGTTATTGTAATTTTGCCCTTGTGGAAACTAAACAAAGAGGCTTAAAATTAGCTCAAGAATTGGATGCTGAATTAAATATACCCGATCGAGTGCGCATTCACTGGACAGGATGCCCTAATTCTTGTGGACAAGCCCAAGCCGGAGACATTGGTATAATGGGTACAAAAGCCAAAAAAGACGGGCAAGTAGTGGAAGGAGTAAACCTCTTTTTAGGGGGAAAAGTCGGTAAAGATGCTCATTTAGGGGAAGTGAAACAAAAAAGTATCCCCTGTGATGATCTTAAAGAAGTACTAAAAGAGTTATTAATAACGGAATTTGGTGCGATCGTCAAATAA
- a CDS encoding DUF4351 domain-containing protein gives MIDHDRLFKELIQTFFWEFIELFIPEVLQYVSKETLTFFPEEVFTDVTAGEKRKIDLLAQVKWQEEEGFFLIHIENQAYNQKEFERRMFHYFARLDQKYRLPIYPIVLFSYDKPKREEKNQYQVVFPDKKILEFNFTTIQLNRLPWRQFLSQPNPIASALMAKMDFKPEERVKVKLECLRMLATLSLDPARIKLISGFIDTYLKLNPTEKQEFDTELKQTEITKEEKIMEIVTSWMEEGIEIGEKRGKETEGKILIKRLIKRKFNSLSEELEEKINGLSLSQIESFADAIFDFQSLNDVIHWLEINT, from the coding sequence ATGATAGATCACGATCGACTCTTTAAAGAACTAATACAAACATTTTTTTGGGAATTTATCGAACTATTTATTCCCGAAGTTTTGCAATATGTATCAAAGGAAACTTTAACCTTTTTTCCCGAAGAAGTTTTTACTGATGTTACCGCAGGAGAAAAACGAAAAATTGATCTTTTAGCCCAAGTAAAATGGCAAGAAGAAGAAGGTTTTTTCCTCATTCATATAGAAAATCAAGCCTATAATCAAAAAGAATTTGAACGGCGAATGTTTCATTATTTTGCCCGTTTAGATCAAAAATATCGTTTACCGATTTATCCGATCGTTCTTTTCTCTTATGATAAACCAAAAAGGGAAGAAAAAAATCAATATCAAGTGGTTTTCCCTGACAAAAAAATCCTCGAATTTAACTTTACCACTATCCAATTAAATCGACTGCCTTGGCGACAATTTTTGTCTCAACCCAATCCCATTGCATCGGCTTTAATGGCAAAAATGGACTTTAAACCAGAGGAGAGAGTTAAGGTAAAATTAGAATGCCTGAGAATGTTAGCAACTTTAAGTTTAGACCCTGCTAGAATAAAGTTAATTTCAGGATTCATTGATACCTATTTAAAATTAAACCCAACGGAAAAACAAGAATTTGATACCGAATTAAAACAAACAGAAATAACCAAGGAGGAAAAAATTATGGAAATAGTCACCAGTTGGATGGAGGAAGGTATTGAAATAGGAGAAAAAAGAGGAAAAGAAACGGAGGGGAAAATACTAATTAAGCGTTTAATAAAAAGAAAATTTAATAGTCTTTCTGAGGAATTAGAAGAAAAAATTAATGGTTTATCTCTATCTCAAATTGAGAGTTTTGCGGATGCTATTTTTGATTTTCAATCTTTGAATGATGTGATTCATTGGTTAGAAATTAACACTTAA
- the vapC gene encoding type II toxin-antitoxin system tRNA(fMet)-specific endonuclease VapC: protein MIYLLDTNCCIVYLNGRNLTLKSKLESHQDSDITVCSVVKSELFYGSQKSKNPEKSLAKQQLFLNRFYSYPFDDKCAEIFGIIRKKLEEKGTPIGAYDLQIGSIALRNNLILVTHNTKEFSRIEGLIYEDWEI, encoded by the coding sequence ATGATTTATCTATTAGATACTAATTGCTGTATTGTTTATCTAAATGGACGTAATTTAACTTTAAAATCAAAGCTAGAAAGTCATCAAGATTCTGATATAACTGTTTGTTCCGTAGTAAAATCTGAGCTATTTTATGGATCACAAAAAAGTAAAAATCCAGAAAAAAGTTTGGCTAAACAACAATTATTTTTAAATAGATTTTATTCTTATCCTTTTGATGATAAATGTGCAGAAATTTTTGGAATTATTAGAAAAAAATTAGAAGAGAAAGGTACACCCATTGGGGCTTATGATTTACAAATAGGTTCGATAGCACTCAGGAATAATTTAATTTTAGTCACTCATAATACTAAAGAATTTTCTCGCATTGAGGGCTTAATTTATGAAGACTGGGAAATTTAA
- a CDS encoding precorrin-2 C(20)-methyltransferase, producing MSNKIGTLFGVSVGTGDPELITVKALRILQNTKIIAFPAGINGRLGVAQRIIESYLQPHQQILPLCFPYTFSEEMLNQAWHRVSLEVWEYLKNGEDVAFACEGDISFFSTFTYLALTVEKLYPDVKIERIAGVSSPMASASALGLPLTIQGEKLVVLPTVYSLKQFEEALDWGDTIVLMKVASVYDQVWQILAQRNLLDRAYVVEKATTDEEKVYHGLHDYPHLKLSYFSIVIVFVNRDNRK from the coding sequence ATGTCGAATAAAATAGGTACTCTTTTTGGGGTTAGTGTGGGTACGGGTGATCCAGAATTAATCACTGTCAAGGCTTTAAGAATTTTACAAAATACGAAAATAATTGCTTTTCCTGCGGGGATTAATGGCAGGTTGGGGGTAGCACAAAGGATTATTGAATCTTATTTACAACCTCATCAACAAATATTGCCTTTATGTTTTCCCTATACTTTCTCTGAGGAAATGTTAAATCAAGCATGGCATCGGGTGAGTTTGGAGGTGTGGGAATATCTAAAGAATGGGGAAGATGTGGCTTTTGCTTGTGAGGGAGATATTAGTTTTTTTAGTACTTTTACTTATTTAGCTTTAACTGTTGAAAAATTATATCCTGATGTCAAAATAGAGCGTATTGCGGGGGTTTCTTCTCCTATGGCTTCGGCTTCGGCTTTGGGTTTACCTTTGACGATACAAGGGGAGAAGTTGGTGGTTTTACCTACGGTTTATTCTCTGAAACAGTTTGAGGAGGCTTTGGATTGGGGGGATACGATCGTACTAATGAAGGTGGCTTCTGTATATGATCAAGTATGGCAAATTTTAGCACAAAGAAATCTGCTCGATCGAGCTTATGTGGTGGAAAAGGCGACTACAGATGAAGAAAAAGTTTATCATGGTTTACATGATTATCCTCATCTTAAATTAAGTTATTTTTCGATCGTGATTGTTTTTGTTAATCGGGATAACCGAAAATAA
- a CDS encoding 30S ribosomal protein S1 produces the protein MVTQTETLNSNIGFTHEDFAALLDQYDYHFSPGDIVAGTVFSMEPRGALIDIGAKTAAYIPVQELSINRVDDPQEVLQANETREFFILTDENEDGQLTLSIRRIEYMRAWQRVRQLQEEDATVYSNVFATNRGGALVRVEGLRGFIPGSHISAKDTKEDLVGQDLPLKFLEVDEERNRLVLSHRRALVERKMNGLEVSQVVIGSVRGIKPYGAFIDIGGVSGLLHISEISHDHIDTPHSVFNVNDELKVMIIDLDAERGRISLSTKQLEPEPGDMLKNRDLVFEKAEEMAQKFREKLLAGENEIPPVDPAELEGITAEEEVEVTLENVSPDEDNVSEVDSDTVAEENLVSTNA, from the coding sequence ATGGTCACTCAGACAGAAACTCTAAATAGTAATATTGGTTTTACCCATGAAGATTTTGCCGCCCTCTTAGATCAATATGATTATCATTTCAGTCCCGGTGACATCGTTGCTGGAACTGTTTTTAGTATGGAACCCCGTGGCGCACTTATTGACATCGGTGCAAAAACTGCCGCTTATATTCCCGTACAAGAACTCTCTATCAACAGAGTTGATGATCCTCAAGAAGTCTTACAAGCCAACGAAACTAGAGAGTTTTTTATTCTCACCGATGAGAACGAAGACGGACAATTAACTCTATCCATTCGCCGAATTGAGTATATGCGCGCGTGGCAAAGAGTTCGTCAATTACAAGAAGAAGATGCTACCGTTTATTCTAACGTTTTCGCTACTAATCGTGGTGGTGCATTAGTCAGAGTTGAAGGTTTAAGAGGATTTATCCCCGGTTCTCATATTAGTGCAAAAGATACCAAAGAAGATTTAGTAGGTCAAGATTTACCCCTTAAATTTTTAGAAGTTGACGAAGAACGTAATCGTCTTGTCTTAAGTCATCGTCGTGCTTTAGTGGAACGTAAGATGAACGGCTTAGAAGTAAGCCAAGTTGTCATCGGTTCTGTTCGTGGTATCAAGCCTTACGGTGCATTTATTGACATTGGCGGTGTTAGCGGTTTACTACACATTTCTGAGATTTCTCATGATCATATTGATACCCCTCACAGTGTATTTAATGTCAATGATGAATTAAAAGTGATGATTATTGACTTAGACGCTGAAAGAGGACGTATTTCTCTCTCTACTAAGCAATTAGAACCCGAACCGGGTGATATGCTCAAAAATCGTGATTTAGTCTTTGAAAAAGCCGAAGAAATGGCTCAGAAATTCAGAGAAAAATTATTAGCTGGGGAAAATGAAATTCCTCCTGTTGATCCTGCTGAATTAGAAGGCATTACAGCAGAAGAAGAAGTTGAAGTTACTCTCGAAAATGTATCTCCTGATGAAGATAACGTTTCTGAGGTAGATTCTGACACCGTAGCGGAAGAAAATCTTGTTTCTACTAATGCGTAG
- the crtE gene encoding geranylgeranyl diphosphate synthase CrtE, whose product MIQTELKPLLTSISDFDLKTYLTTEKELVEKALDESLPLGKPEKIYEAMRYSLLAGGKRLRPILCLATAQLLGEKKIIAMPTACALEMIHTMSLIHDDLPAMDNDDYRRGRLTNHKVYGEDIAILAGDGLLAYAFEYVAENTKNISAERIVKVLAILGKAVGAEGLVGGQVMDLDCEGKSDVTAETLTFIHRRKTGALLEACVSCGAVLAGASSDDLTRLSIYAQNIGLAFQIIDDILDVTATSEELGKTAGKDISAQKATYPKLWGIETSQAKAEELVKDAIEQLVVYGEKALPLQAIAQYIVQRKN is encoded by the coding sequence ATGATACAAACTGAATTAAAACCCCTTTTAACATCCATTAGCGACTTTGATTTAAAAACCTATTTAACAACGGAAAAAGAGTTAGTCGAAAAGGCTTTAGATGAATCTTTACCTTTAGGAAAACCCGAAAAAATTTACGAAGCAATGCGCTATTCTCTCCTTGCTGGGGGAAAAAGATTGCGCCCCATTCTTTGTCTTGCTACGGCGCAATTATTAGGAGAAAAGAAAATAATCGCCATGCCAACGGCTTGTGCCTTAGAGATGATTCATACCATGTCACTTATCCATGATGATTTACCTGCTATGGATAATGACGATTATCGCCGAGGTAGGTTAACTAATCATAAAGTTTATGGAGAGGATATAGCTATTTTGGCGGGAGATGGTTTACTGGCTTATGCCTTTGAATATGTGGCAGAAAATACTAAAAATATATCTGCCGAAAGAATTGTTAAAGTTTTGGCAATTTTAGGTAAAGCCGTTGGTGCAGAAGGTTTAGTGGGGGGGCAGGTAATGGATTTAGATTGTGAGGGTAAATCTGATGTCACCGCAGAAACATTGACTTTCATTCATCGCCGTAAAACGGGTGCTTTATTAGAGGCTTGTGTGTCTTGTGGTGCTGTGTTAGCAGGTGCATCTTCCGATGATTTAACTCGTTTATCAATATATGCTCAAAATATTGGTTTAGCTTTTCAGATTATTGATGATATTCTTGATGTTACCGCTACCAGTGAGGAATTAGGCAAAACCGCAGGAAAAGATATTTCCGCTCAAAAGGCGACTTATCCCAAACTTTGGGGCATCGAAACTTCTCAAGCTAAAGCGGAAGAATTAGTGAAAGATGCGATCGAGCAGTTAGTGGTATATGGAGAAAAAGCCTTACCTTTACAAGCCATTGCTCAATATATTGTACAGCGTAAAAATTAG
- a CDS encoding divergent PAP2 family protein, with the protein MQVLIEIFTNRLIAIPLFACIFAQVIKVSVDTITNKKFSFRYLVSTGGMPSSHSALVGALATGVGQTLGWSSPEFAIASIFAGIVMYDAAGVRQAAGKQAKILNQIMDELLNNEDFSEEKLKELLGHTPFQVVVGLLLGIISSIFLLPSPFLQ; encoded by the coding sequence ATGCAAGTTTTGATCGAAATATTCACCAATCGTTTAATCGCCATTCCCCTATTTGCTTGTATTTTTGCACAGGTAATTAAAGTTTCTGTGGATACTATTACTAATAAGAAATTTAGCTTTCGCTACCTTGTTAGTACGGGAGGAATGCCTAGTTCTCATTCGGCTCTTGTGGGAGCTTTAGCTACGGGAGTAGGTCAAACTTTGGGTTGGTCTTCTCCTGAGTTTGCGATCGCATCTATATTTGCAGGAATCGTGATGTATGATGCAGCAGGAGTGAGACAGGCGGCAGGAAAACAGGCAAAAATTTTAAATCAAATCATGGATGAATTACTTAATAATGAGGATTTTAGCGAGGAAAAATTAAAAGAATTATTAGGCCATACCCCTTTTCAAGTAGTTGTAGGTTTACTTTTAGGGATTATTAGTTCTATTTTTTTACTACCCTCGCCTTTTCTTCAATAA
- a CDS encoding Spy/CpxP family protein refolding chaperone, translating into MKNQIKFILSFVTLATLSFSGNVMASETLKQDSLSFETSKPTYLAQMGQRGKRKGERGDFMEKLNLTTEQQQKMQSIRTKYQPQMDSIRQEMRTERETLRQMMTNNNSSDSLRSQHNKIASLNQRMADLRFQSMLEMREVLTSEQRQQWNQMMEEKKANWQEKKPKN; encoded by the coding sequence ATGAAAAATCAAATTAAGTTTATTCTTTCTTTTGTCACCTTAGCGACACTTTCCTTTAGTGGCAATGTTATGGCATCAGAAACCCTCAAACAAGACTCTTTAAGTTTTGAAACTTCAAAACCTACCTATTTAGCACAAATGGGACAAAGAGGAAAACGGAAAGGAGAAAGAGGAGATTTTATGGAAAAACTCAATCTCACTACCGAACAACAACAAAAAATGCAGTCTATCCGCACTAAATATCAACCGCAAATGGATAGTATTCGACAAGAAATGCGCACAGAAAGAGAAACACTGCGTCAAATGATGACTAATAATAACTCCTCTGATAGTTTACGATCGCAACATAACAAAATTGCTTCCTTAAATCAAAGAATGGCAGATTTAAGATTTCAAAGTATGTTAGAAATGCGAGAGGTTTTAACTTCTGAACAACGTCAGCAATGGAATCAAATGATGGAGGAGAAAAAAGCCAACTGGCAGGAGAAAAAACCAAAAAATTAA
- a CDS encoding sigma-70 family RNA polymerase sigma factor, producing the protein MNVLANNPAEITDLELVQKCQQGDTNSFRLLYQRYEQKVRGTLYKLCDRELLDDLQQEVFLKAWKSLPKLRHCQYFSTWLYRICWNVAYDYSLAKKRDRTKILHQAKESLQDLARVTNHHQTGLLQLHYQDIIQNALQNLSLEHRAVIVLHDLEDMPQKEVAEILSIPVGTVKSRLFKARKGLRQFLELQGVNL; encoded by the coding sequence ATGAATGTCTTAGCAAATAATCCTGCGGAGATTACTGATTTGGAGTTAGTGCAAAAATGCCAACAGGGAGATACCAATTCCTTTCGTTTACTATACCAACGGTATGAACAAAAAGTGAGAGGAACTTTATATAAGTTGTGCGATCGAGAATTACTAGACGATTTACAACAGGAAGTTTTTTTGAAGGCTTGGAAATCTTTACCAAAGTTGCGCCATTGTCAGTATTTTTCCACTTGGCTTTATCGCATTTGTTGGAATGTAGCTTATGACTATAGTTTAGCCAAAAAGCGCGATCGAACTAAAATTTTACATCAGGCAAAGGAATCTCTACAGGATTTAGCAAGGGTAACAAATCACCATCAAACGGGATTATTACAATTACATTATCAGGATATAATCCAAAATGCGTTGCAAAATCTCAGTTTAGAACATCGTGCTGTCATTGTACTTCATGATTTAGAAGATATGCCTCAAAAGGAAGTCGCAGAAATTCTCTCTATTCCAGTAGGTACAGTGAAATCCAGATTGTTTAAAGCACGGAAAGGGTTACGTCAATTTTTGGAATTACAAGGAGTAAATTTATGA